In one window of Massilibacterium senegalense DNA:
- a CDS encoding WecB/TagA/CpsF family glycosyltransferase, which produces MKQTVEKVDILTIPFCNISFEAFTNELFDRMMKEEKTFVVTANPEIVMYANEHDDYKQIITQADFIVPDGIGIIRAANSLGTPLQERVTGYDTTVRLLEKMNEAKRSVYILGGKEEVLQKAIENMTKTYPHVQIVGSHHGYFDWNDPTIVNEIQSTKPDLVLVALGFPRQEKWIHMHLPQVEKGVFIGVGGTIDVLAGVVERAPVFWQKVHLEWFYRLMKQPSRWKRMLAIPRFMKEIKKEVKNKK; this is translated from the coding sequence TGAGTTATTCGATCGAATGATGAAAGAAGAAAAGACATTTGTTGTGACCGCAAATCCAGAGATTGTGATGTATGCGAATGAACATGACGACTATAAACAAATCATTACACAAGCCGATTTTATCGTTCCAGATGGTATCGGAATCATTCGAGCTGCGAATTCACTAGGAACACCGTTGCAGGAGCGGGTGACAGGGTATGACACGACGGTGCGCTTATTAGAAAAAATGAATGAGGCAAAACGGTCTGTGTATATTCTTGGTGGAAAAGAAGAAGTATTACAAAAAGCAATAGAAAATATGACAAAAACGTATCCTCATGTACAAATTGTTGGTTCTCACCATGGATATTTTGATTGGAATGATCCGACAATTGTAAATGAAATCCAGTCAACGAAACCAGATTTAGTGTTAGTGGCGCTTGGATTTCCACGTCAAGAAAAATGGATTCACATGCATTTACCGCAAGTGGAAAAAGGAGTTTTTATTGGCGTTGGAGGAACAATTGACGTGTTAGCGGGAGTGGTGGAAAGAGCTCCGGTATTTTGGCAAAAGGTTCATTTAGAATGGTTTTATCGATTAATGAAGCAGCCGTCTAGATGGAAGCGAATGCTCGCTATTCCACGTTTTATGAAGGAAATTAAAAAAGAAGTAAAAAACAAGAAGTAG